The Desulfonatronovibrio hydrogenovorans DSM 9292 genome includes a window with the following:
- a CDS encoding outer membrane homotrimeric porin, translated as MKRFIVMAVMAAFILGTVGMAQAVQINAKGDWQMSGNYVKNPNFDKDEKDDRFQAVQRLRTAFEFVANENLKAVFRFHVENRWGEEGHTTGVSGRDKLGYDLAYLDFMIPNTDVNLKVGKQAVALPNTLGSHILDEFVYGVTAGTQFNDMVGLTLGWSRFMDEEGSGYDQSGNRRYSKDELDVFFAIVPVTMDGFQVNPFVAYGYSGKNAFADIDADETYADWNGESANHYWLGINATVDMFDPIVVMADLNYGGRGEIARNADDEKMGETRGWIANLAVQYNMDLFTPQVFFLYESGESRSSMEDGKKGKRMPTLIPDVNFTSFGFNGSNFRGVGRNRIAGLADDDHMATLGVMGAGFKLMDISFVENLTHEFQFAYYRGTNHKDYRNVDPDEYILMTSKDKAWEVNFNTQYQMYENLAAILELGYINADFADRRDGDNKVKVLDDDAWKAAFGFRYRF; from the coding sequence ATGAAACGTTTTATCGTGATGGCCGTCATGGCTGCCTTTATCCTGGGCACCGTTGGCATGGCTCAGGCCGTGCAGATCAACGCCAAGGGTGACTGGCAGATGAGCGGTAACTATGTTAAAAATCCTAACTTTGACAAAGACGAAAAAGACGACAGGTTTCAGGCTGTTCAGCGCCTGCGTACCGCTTTTGAGTTCGTGGCCAATGAAAACCTGAAAGCAGTGTTCCGTTTTCACGTGGAAAACAGATGGGGTGAAGAAGGACATACGACAGGCGTCAGTGGCCGCGACAAGCTTGGCTATGACTTGGCGTATCTTGATTTCATGATCCCCAACACTGATGTTAACCTCAAGGTTGGTAAGCAGGCCGTTGCTCTGCCCAACACCTTGGGCTCCCACATCCTGGATGAGTTTGTTTACGGTGTAACCGCTGGTACTCAGTTCAATGACATGGTTGGTCTGACACTGGGTTGGTCCAGATTTATGGACGAAGAAGGAAGCGGGTATGATCAGAGCGGCAACAGAAGATATTCAAAAGACGAACTGGATGTATTCTTTGCCATTGTTCCGGTAACCATGGACGGATTCCAGGTTAACCCCTTTGTAGCTTACGGCTACTCAGGCAAAAATGCTTTTGCAGATATAGATGCTGATGAAACTTATGCTGACTGGAACGGCGAAAGCGCCAACCACTACTGGCTGGGCATCAATGCAACTGTAGATATGTTCGACCCCATCGTGGTCATGGCTGACTTAAACTATGGCGGCAGAGGCGAAATAGCCAGAAATGCTGATGACGAAAAAATGGGTGAAACCCGCGGCTGGATCGCCAACTTGGCTGTCCAGTACAATATGGACCTGTTCACTCCTCAGGTATTCTTCCTTTACGAATCTGGTGAATCCAGATCCAGCATGGAAGATGGCAAAAAGGGCAAGCGGATGCCCACTCTTATTCCGGACGTGAACTTCACCTCCTTCGGCTTCAACGGCTCCAACTTCCGTGGTGTTGGCCGCAACCGCATCGCCGGCCTGGCTGACGATGACCACATGGCCACCCTGGGCGTAATGGGCGCTGGTTTCAAACTCATGGACATCTCTTTTGTCGAAAACCTGACCCACGAATTCCAGTTTGCTTACTATCGGGGTACCAACCATAAGGACTACAGAAATGTAGACCCTGATGAGTACATCCTGATGACCAGCAAGGACAAGGCCTGGGAAGTAAATTTCAACACTCAATACCAGATGTATGAAAACCTGGCTGCCATTCTCGAACTTGGCTACATCAACGCCGACTTTGCTGATCGTCGCGATGGCGATAACAAAGTTAAGGTGCTTGACGACGACGCCTGGAAAGCTGCCTTTGGTTTCCGCTACCGCTTCTAG
- a CDS encoding outer membrane homotrimeric porin yields MKRFLILAMIIGFVFSFVAQAAAVTFQARGDWRVHFNYVENPRFNKDFKDDKFQAMQRMRTSFEFIASENLRGVLRITTDNVRWGERAATGQFDVGETVSLGFDQAYIEYYVPSTKINVKAGLQTVVLPNTLGSHILDSEEYGVVASTPVNQKLGLTLGWLRVNDKRERWDLGGGNFEKSRDEVDLLFTVAPFTLEGLQINPFLAYARAGKYAPISYTDFYGNNPFWVDASGFNWKQMNVFWAGINMTLNRFDPWVVNADFNYGQSSRYLSYTEPDNIYLVGDKIGETAGWIASLSVACKMDMMTPELFFLYESGESRTSLRGDKKGRRMPALTPRLTMSSFAFNGSNFGSDPGHAAGQVPAFTQRSAMNMLRTTGMWAAGFRLGDISLMDRVSHDFLLAYYRGTNHKDYLDEEVGNQVFTTRDYLWEINFDTTYQMYDNLAAILELGYINVNRASRTNNGDPVDVPGDNSWKAAFGFRYQF; encoded by the coding sequence ATGAAACGCTTTCTGATTCTGGCAATGATTATTGGGTTTGTCTTCAGCTTTGTAGCCCAGGCCGCAGCTGTCACTTTTCAGGCCAGGGGGGACTGGAGAGTTCATTTTAACTACGTGGAAAACCCGAGGTTCAACAAAGATTTCAAGGATGACAAATTCCAGGCCATGCAACGGATGCGAACCAGCTTTGAGTTCATTGCCAGTGAAAACCTGCGCGGAGTACTCCGGATTACTACTGATAATGTTCGGTGGGGAGAACGCGCTGCAACCGGCCAGTTTGATGTTGGAGAAACTGTAAGTCTGGGCTTTGATCAGGCCTACATCGAGTACTATGTCCCCAGCACAAAAATCAATGTCAAAGCCGGCCTGCAGACTGTTGTTCTGCCCAACACCCTGGGCTCCCACATCCTGGATTCTGAAGAATATGGTGTGGTGGCTTCCACCCCTGTAAACCAAAAACTCGGACTGACTCTGGGTTGGCTGAGGGTCAACGACAAGCGGGAAAGATGGGACCTTGGAGGAGGCAACTTTGAAAAATCCAGGGATGAAGTTGACCTTCTCTTCACAGTTGCCCCCTTTACCCTGGAGGGATTGCAGATCAATCCCTTTCTGGCCTATGCCCGGGCTGGAAAGTACGCACCGATATCCTACACTGATTTTTACGGAAACAATCCATTCTGGGTGGATGCTTCGGGGTTTAACTGGAAACAGATGAACGTATTCTGGGCCGGAATCAACATGACCCTGAACCGGTTTGATCCATGGGTGGTCAATGCGGATTTCAATTATGGACAATCCAGCAGATACCTGAGTTATACAGAACCGGATAATATATATCTGGTGGGCGATAAAATCGGAGAAACAGCCGGCTGGATAGCCAGCCTCTCAGTGGCCTGCAAAATGGACATGATGACTCCTGAACTCTTCTTTCTTTATGAGTCAGGCGAGTCCAGGACCAGTCTCAGGGGCGACAAAAAAGGTCGGCGCATGCCTGCTTTGACCCCCAGACTGACCATGTCTTCTTTTGCCTTTAACGGGTCCAATTTCGGATCTGACCCTGGACATGCTGCCGGACAGGTTCCTGCTTTCACCCAGAGATCAGCCATGAACATGCTTCGAACCACGGGCATGTGGGCCGCAGGCTTCAGGCTGGGTGACATCAGCCTCATGGACAGGGTATCCCACGATTTTCTGCTAGCTTACTACCGGGGCACCAACCACAAGGATTATCTTGATGAGGAGGTTGGAAACCAGGTTTTCACTACCCGGGATTACCTGTGGGAAATCAACTTCGACACAACCTACCAGATGTATGACAACCTGGCCGCCATCCTGGAGCTGGGCTACATCAACGTCAATCGAGCCAGCCGCACGAATAACGGAGATCCTGTTGACGTACCTGGAGATAATTCCTGGAAAGCAGCCTTTGGCTTCAGATACCAGTTCTAA
- a CDS encoding outer membrane homotrimeric porin has translation MKRLMIMALLVAFVLGLTAPAQAALVRAKGDWQMSGNYVKNPQLDSDLKDDKFQAVQRIRTTFEFIANENLRAVFRLHIENRWGQENHQVGTSGRGTLGYDQAYLDYFIPNTEINIRAGKQTVVLPNTLGSHILDEEVYGLTASMPFNDTFGLTLGWTRLFDGYDQGLDTNSSGFINSYSKDEVDTFFAILPVTLDGVQLNPFAVYSREGKFARALDGATDMDVTADPATMDNADRYRSRDRYWLGLNMTLDMFDPIVIMADFNYGSSGKYFTGINPGGTPGGDFDFSKHGETAGWIANLAVQYNMDLMKPMAFFLYESGESRSSAYPHTKGKRMPSFVYNGNFMSSLNFSSFGFEGSNFRGNAENALWGLNWPSGKWALGIKLQEISFVDKLSHDFLVAYYQGTNHKSLVNFRDYAGGNDPNSPDDPEIFMTTKDSAWEVNFDTRYQMYENLAVILELGYINADFKKRYGEKFLDDPAWKAAFGFRYMF, from the coding sequence ATGAAGCGTCTAATGATCATGGCTCTGCTGGTCGCCTTTGTCCTGGGCCTGACAGCCCCGGCCCAGGCTGCACTGGTCCGGGCCAAAGGCGACTGGCAGATGAGCGGAAATTACGTTAAAAATCCACAACTTGACAGTGATCTGAAAGACGACAAATTCCAGGCAGTTCAGAGGATCAGAACCACTTTTGAGTTCATTGCCAATGAAAACCTCAGGGCTGTTTTCCGCCTGCACATCGAAAACAGGTGGGGTCAGGAAAATCATCAGGTTGGAACAAGCGGCAGAGGGACCCTGGGCTACGACCAGGCCTATCTTGATTACTTCATTCCCAACACTGAAATCAACATCCGGGCTGGAAAGCAGACCGTGGTCCTGCCCAATACCTTGGGTTCCCACATCCTGGATGAGGAAGTCTACGGCCTGACCGCTTCCATGCCCTTTAACGATACCTTTGGCCTGACCCTTGGCTGGACCAGACTGTTTGACGGATATGATCAGGGACTGGATACCAACAGCAGCGGGTTTATCAATTCATATTCCAAGGACGAAGTAGACACCTTTTTCGCCATCCTCCCGGTCACTCTTGACGGGGTACAGCTTAATCCCTTTGCAGTGTATTCCAGGGAAGGCAAATTTGCCAGGGCTCTTGACGGGGCAACCGATATGGATGTTACCGCTGACCCTGCTACCATGGACAATGCAGACCGGTACCGGTCCAGGGACCGCTACTGGCTGGGTCTTAACATGACCCTGGATATGTTTGATCCCATCGTAATCATGGCTGACTTCAACTATGGCTCTTCAGGCAAGTACTTTACTGGAATAAATCCCGGCGGAACTCCAGGCGGCGACTTTGATTTCAGCAAGCATGGGGAAACAGCCGGCTGGATAGCCAATCTGGCAGTTCAGTACAACATGGACCTTATGAAGCCCATGGCTTTTTTCCTGTACGAATCCGGAGAGTCCAGATCCAGCGCCTACCCCCACACCAAGGGCAAGCGCATGCCTTCTTTTGTGTATAACGGCAACTTCATGTCCAGCCTGAACTTCTCATCCTTTGGTTTTGAAGGCTCCAACTTCCGGGGCAATGCCGAGAACGCCCTGTGGGGCCTGAACTGGCCGTCAGGCAAGTGGGCTCTGGGTATCAAGCTTCAGGAGATCAGCTTTGTGGACAAGCTCAGCCACGACTTTCTGGTGGCTTACTATCAGGGAACCAACCACAAGAGCCTAGTCAATTTCAGAGATTATGCCGGGGGCAACGACCCCAATAGCCCGGATGATCCAGAAATCTTCATGACTACCAAGGACAGTGCCTGGGAAGTAAATTTTGACACCAGGTACCAGATGTATGAAAATCTGGCTGTAATCCTTGAGCTGGGCTATATCAATGCTGACTTCAAGAAAAGATACGGTGAAAAATTCCTGGACGATCCGGCCTGGAAAGCAGCCTTTGGCTTCAGATACATGTTCTAA